In candidate division WOR-3 bacterium, a single window of DNA contains:
- a CDS encoding ParA family protein → MKKIALCNQKGGVGKTATAVNLAVGLSLAEKNVLLVDIDPQANATSGLGIDYRSLDLSIYDCLYKSELVQKTIIKTKWPRLSVLPSTPDLAGAEIEFVDQESREERLKKLLNTINDTYDFGIIDCPPSLGILTVNALVASDSVIIPIQCEYYALEGLEKLLKTLKAIKNNLNRNLVIEGILLTMFDARLNLAKDVVEDIRAHFPNIVFETVIPRSVRIAESPSYGKSVIHYRISSPGAQAYLNLTRELLNHA, encoded by the coding sequence ATGAAGAAGATTGCACTCTGCAACCAGAAGGGCGGCGTGGGAAAGACCGCAACCGCTGTGAATCTGGCTGTCGGGCTCTCTCTTGCCGAGAAGAACGTTCTTCTGGTTGATATTGACCCTCAGGCAAATGCGACGAGCGGACTCGGGATTGATTACCGTTCTCTTGATCTATCGATCTATGATTGTCTTTATAAATCGGAATTGGTGCAAAAGACAATCATAAAAACCAAATGGCCGAGACTTTCTGTCCTGCCTTCCACGCCGGATTTAGCTGGTGCCGAGATTGAATTTGTCGACCAGGAATCCCGGGAGGAGAGATTGAAAAAATTGTTGAATACGATTAACGACACCTATGATTTCGGAATTATTGATTGCCCGCCGTCGTTGGGAATTTTGACGGTCAACGCCCTTGTGGCTTCAGACAGTGTGATTATTCCGATTCAGTGTGAATACTATGCACTTGAAGGGCTTGAAAAGCTGCTCAAAACACTGAAGGCGATAAAGAACAATTTAAACAGAAATCTTGTTATTGAAGGTATTCTATTGACGATGTTCGACGCCCGATTGAATTTAGCCAAAGATGTAGTTGAAGATATCCGCGCACATTTCCCCAACATTGTTTTTGAGACCGTTATACCACGGTCCGTACGTATTGCGGAGTCGCCTTCTTACGGCAAATCTGTAATTCACTACCGAATATCCTCACCCGGTGCTCAGGCTTATTTAAATTTAACGAGGGAGTTGTTGAATCATGCGTAA